A single genomic interval of Antarcticibacterium arcticum harbors:
- a CDS encoding cellulase family glycosylhydrolase: protein MAQRYKDEPVIGAYDLINEPNWSFEEGKNLNGIEDTENKLIRDLQVRITQAIREVDNNHIVIIEGNGWGNNYNGILPPWDDNMVLSFHKYWSYNDQASIQQFLDFREQYNIPIWLGESGENSNAWFADAIGLMEDNNIGWCWWPLKKLGFNNPVEIKVNQGYQDILNYWTGKGEKPSEEDAYKAFMQLAENTKIENGIIHYDVIDAMIRQPHSEETIPFKDITIAENTEISAAHYDLGNEGYAYKDSVSGNYWVSTGGERESWNNGRVFRNDGVDLFQENNEVYVGDTEAGEWLQYSFKASEAGSYNLSFRIASSQDGGKAAANVNGEVVGGLDILNTVGEWKWLEFGNVVLKKGENKLKFRIINGGFNLQNIRFEKTKS, encoded by the coding sequence CTGGCCCAGAGATATAAGGATGAGCCGGTAATTGGAGCATATGACCTTATCAATGAACCTAACTGGAGTTTTGAAGAGGGGAAGAACCTGAATGGTATTGAAGACACCGAAAATAAACTTATTCGTGATCTTCAGGTAAGGATCACCCAAGCTATTCGTGAGGTTGACAATAATCATATTGTAATTATTGAAGGAAATGGGTGGGGAAACAATTATAATGGAATTCTACCCCCTTGGGATGACAACATGGTTTTGAGTTTCCACAAGTACTGGAGTTACAATGACCAGGCTTCAATACAGCAATTTCTTGATTTTCGTGAGCAATATAATATTCCTATCTGGCTGGGGGAATCTGGAGAAAATTCAAATGCCTGGTTTGCAGATGCTATTGGGTTAATGGAGGATAATAACATTGGCTGGTGTTGGTGGCCTTTGAAAAAGCTGGGCTTTAATAATCCTGTAGAAATAAAAGTTAATCAGGGATACCAGGATATTTTAAATTACTGGACCGGAAAGGGTGAAAAACCATCTGAAGAAGATGCATATAAAGCTTTCATGCAACTCGCCGAAAACACAAAAATAGAAAATGGAATCATTCATTATGACGTAATAGACGCCATGATACGTCAGCCTCATTCTGAAGAGACCATTCCTTTTAAAGACATTACTATTGCAGAAAACACCGAAATATCTGCAGCCCATTATGATCTGGGAAACGAAGGGTATGCATATAAAGACAGTGTGTCCGGAAATTACTGGGTGTCAACCGGAGGAGAAAGGGAAAGCTGGAATAACGGTCGTGTATTCCGTAATGACGGGGTTGATCTGTTCCAGGAAAACAATGAGGTTTATGTGGGTGATACCGAGGCAGGAGAGTGGCTTCAATATTCCTTTAAAGCTTCAGAAGCCGGAAGTTACAACCTTTCCTTCAGGATAGCTTCCTCGCAGGATGGAGGCAAAGCTGCTGCAAATGTCAATGGGGAAGTAGTAGGCGGACTGGATATTTTAAATACCGTAGGGGAATGGAAATGGCTGGAATTTGGCAATGTTGTACTTAAAAAAGGCGAAAATAAATTAAAATTCAGGATTATAAATGGAGGTTTTAACCTTCAGAATATCCGGTTTGAAAAAACCAAATCATAA
- the bglX gene encoding beta-glucosidase BglX translates to MKKLSILAVLILGCITAQGQTTPIQSSVQDVEKKIDSLLALMTLEEKVGQLVLYNGSWDLTGPASNLDTKQKEENLKNGLVGAMLNVLSIEATTEAQKLVMENSRLKIPLLFGYDVIHGYKTIFPVPLGETASWDLEAMEEAARIAALESAAHGVNWTFSPMIDISRDARWGRIMEGSGEDPYLTSKVAVAKIKGYQGNDLSHPHSIAATAKHFAGYGLAEAGRDYNTVHIGENELHNTVLPPFKAAAEAGVATFMNSFNDLDGTPATGHKILQRDILKEEWNYDGFIVSDWASISEMIDHGFARDKKHAAEIAMNAGSDMDMEGGAYESGLVQLVREGKIQENFIDDAAKRVLRVKFKLGLFEDPYRYSNAETLKNISFEEHRNASRDVAKKSIVLLKNDKSILPISPSVKNIAVIGPLADDKDTPIGNWRGQGEENSAVSVLEGIKRAVGKGVKVTYAKGADLGMGERSFLFPLKINKTDISGFAEAVAVAKKAEMVVMVLGEDAFQSGEGRSQVNIGLAGVQQQLLEEIYKVNKNIVLVLINGRPMEINWAAENLPAVAVAWQLGTESGNAIADVLFGRYNPSGKLPVSFPRAVGQEPLYYNNKNTGRPSNPEHVTFSGYTDSPKDALFPFGFGLSYTTFEYGEPQLSANTMKENETLEVKVTVKNTGKVSGKEVVQLYLRDLVSSTTRPVKELKGFRMIELAPGESMDVIFTIDDKMLQFYNANRKWESEAGDFEILTGSNSRDLKKTTFSLNK, encoded by the coding sequence ATGAAAAAATTAAGCATTTTGGCTGTGTTGATCCTTGGATGCATCACGGCCCAGGGACAAACAACCCCTATCCAAAGTTCTGTTCAAGATGTAGAGAAGAAAATAGACTCCCTGCTGGCCTTGATGACCCTTGAGGAAAAAGTAGGTCAGCTGGTTCTTTATAATGGCAGCTGGGACCTTACCGGTCCAGCTTCCAATCTCGATACGAAACAAAAAGAAGAAAATCTTAAGAATGGGCTTGTGGGAGCTATGCTTAATGTACTTTCTATAGAAGCTACTACCGAGGCTCAAAAACTCGTAATGGAAAATTCCCGACTCAAGATCCCTTTATTATTTGGATATGATGTAATACACGGGTATAAAACCATATTCCCCGTGCCGTTAGGGGAAACTGCAAGTTGGGACCTTGAAGCCATGGAAGAAGCTGCAAGGATCGCAGCTTTAGAATCAGCCGCTCATGGAGTGAACTGGACCTTTTCCCCAATGATCGATATTTCAAGGGATGCCCGTTGGGGTAGAATAATGGAAGGCTCCGGGGAAGATCCTTACCTTACCTCAAAGGTAGCAGTGGCTAAGATTAAGGGTTACCAGGGAAATGATCTTTCTCATCCTCATTCAATAGCTGCCACCGCCAAGCATTTTGCAGGTTATGGTCTTGCTGAAGCAGGACGCGATTATAACACCGTTCATATAGGCGAGAATGAACTGCACAACACAGTGTTGCCCCCCTTTAAAGCTGCTGCTGAAGCCGGGGTAGCCACCTTTATGAATTCCTTTAATGACCTTGACGGAACTCCTGCCACCGGCCATAAGATTTTACAAAGGGATATCCTGAAAGAGGAATGGAACTATGACGGATTCATTGTTTCAGACTGGGCTTCGATCTCCGAAATGATAGATCACGGTTTTGCAAGGGACAAGAAACACGCCGCAGAGATTGCAATGAATGCGGGCAGCGATATGGATATGGAAGGCGGGGCTTATGAATCCGGGCTGGTACAGTTGGTAAGGGAAGGGAAGATTCAGGAGAATTTTATAGATGATGCGGCGAAAAGAGTACTTCGGGTAAAGTTTAAACTGGGTCTTTTTGAAGATCCTTACCGGTATTCCAATGCAGAAACTTTAAAAAATATTTCTTTTGAAGAGCACCGCAATGCCTCCAGGGATGTTGCAAAAAAATCTATAGTGCTGCTTAAAAATGATAAATCAATTTTACCAATAAGCCCTTCAGTTAAAAACATTGCTGTAATAGGGCCGTTGGCAGATGATAAAGATACCCCAATAGGAAACTGGAGAGGGCAGGGGGAAGAAAATTCTGCCGTTTCTGTGCTTGAAGGGATTAAACGTGCGGTAGGAAAAGGAGTAAAGGTAACTTATGCCAAAGGTGCAGATCTTGGAATGGGGGAGCGTAGCTTTTTATTTCCGCTGAAGATCAATAAGACCGACATTTCAGGATTTGCTGAGGCGGTTGCGGTTGCTAAAAAAGCCGAAATGGTTGTGATGGTGCTTGGCGAAGATGCATTTCAGAGCGGTGAAGGCCGAAGCCAGGTTAATATTGGCCTTGCAGGAGTTCAGCAGCAATTGCTGGAAGAGATCTATAAAGTAAATAAAAATATTGTTTTGGTCTTGATCAACGGTCGCCCTATGGAAATTAACTGGGCGGCAGAAAACCTTCCTGCTGTCGCTGTTGCCTGGCAGTTAGGTACCGAAAGCGGAAATGCCATTGCCGATGTTCTTTTTGGCAGGTACAATCCTTCCGGAAAACTTCCGGTTTCTTTTCCAAGAGCCGTAGGACAGGAGCCACTTTACTATAACAACAAAAATACAGGAAGGCCCTCAAATCCCGAACATGTAACATTTTCCGGGTATACAGATTCCCCGAAAGATGCGTTGTTCCCCTTTGGTTTTGGGCTTAGTTATACAACTTTTGAATATGGTGAGCCACAGCTTTCTGCCAACACGATGAAGGAAAATGAAACTCTGGAAGTAAAAGTTACAGTAAAAAATACCGGGAAAGTTAGTGGAAAAGAGGTTGTACAGCTTTATCTTAGAGATCTGGTTTCCAGCACCACCCGTCCTGTAAAAGAATTGAAAGGTTTCAGGATGATCGAGCTCGCTCCAGGGGAATCAATGGACGTAATTTTTACTATTGATGATAAGATGCTTCAGTTCTACAATGCAAACCGAAAATGGGAATCTGAAGCCGGAGATTTTGAGATCCTGACCGGCAGTAATTCCCGTGATCTTAAAAAGACAACATTCAGTTTAAATAAATAA
- a CDS encoding carbohydrate binding domain-containing protein → MKKLRIIPGFLFLLAVAVGCSVEDGIDGDTSFVETANTENLDVIFDVTNDNSGNVTITPTAEGAVTFVVEYGDGTGTDSSVTLKPGEKTTHSYAEGDYTVKVTAKNIGGEATTAEFPLSIVYRAPENLQVSLSGNMQVSASADFADSFLVFYGDVENEVGTPLTVGEQLPAHTYPATGAPFTLRVVALSGGEATTEWTKVLFGFPIDFEIAEVAFFGTFDDWGQQAFEVVDNPDPSGINTSARVGKYTNGHAPWSGTYSPLNIPINFEYGKKIRIMVYNPDAANIGKNLNVELEWAVGVDGANPYGAVVKRPVTTSGEWEELIFDFSTNEAIPQDAKFTQLVLRFNDVAEGTQEIIYIDNITLTN, encoded by the coding sequence ATGAAAAAACTTAGAATTATACCGGGTTTCCTATTTCTCCTTGCAGTTGCTGTGGGGTGTAGCGTGGAAGACGGCATTGATGGCGATACCTCTTTTGTAGAGACTGCCAATACAGAAAATCTGGACGTTATTTTTGATGTAACTAATGATAATTCCGGGAATGTTACCATAACTCCAACAGCGGAAGGTGCAGTTACCTTCGTTGTTGAGTACGGCGATGGTACAGGTACAGATTCATCTGTAACTCTCAAACCGGGTGAAAAAACCACTCACTCATATGCTGAAGGAGATTATACAGTTAAGGTCACCGCAAAAAATATTGGAGGTGAGGCAACTACTGCAGAATTCCCTCTTTCTATTGTATACAGAGCGCCTGAGAATTTACAGGTTTCACTATCCGGAAATATGCAGGTTTCTGCATCAGCTGATTTTGCGGATTCCTTCCTTGTATTTTACGGCGACGTTGAAAATGAGGTTGGCACCCCTCTTACCGTTGGGGAACAATTGCCGGCTCACACCTATCCTGCTACCGGAGCTCCTTTTACTTTAAGGGTTGTAGCCTTAAGCGGAGGAGAAGCTACTACTGAATGGACCAAGGTTTTATTTGGCTTCCCAATTGATTTTGAAATTGCCGAGGTAGCCTTCTTTGGTACTTTTGATGACTGGGGGCAACAGGCCTTTGAGGTGGTTGATAATCCTGATCCTTCAGGTATTAATACTAGTGCCCGAGTTGGGAAATATACTAATGGTCATGCTCCATGGAGTGGAACTTACAGTCCCTTAAACATCCCGATTAATTTTGAATATGGTAAAAAGATCAGGATTATGGTCTATAATCCAGATGCTGCCAATATTGGGAAAAATCTTAATGTTGAACTGGAATGGGCCGTTGGAGTAGATGGGGCAAATCCTTATGGAGCTGTTGTTAAAAGGCCGGTGACAACTTCCGGAGAGTGGGAGGAATTAATCTTTGATTTCAGCACAAATGAAGCAATTCCCCAAGATGCAAAATTTACTCAGCTGGTTCTCAGGTTCAACGATGTAGCCGAAGGAACACAGGAGATCATCTATATTGATAATATTACATTAACCAACTAG
- a CDS encoding glycoside hydrolase family 3 N-terminal domain-containing protein, with protein MRKKLILGLLIFTGGFSQAQNQSKIDSILSLMTLEEKVGQMTQVTLDVIGEGDDRFSSFEPFNLDKKLLTKAVKEYHVGSFLNTANNRALTREKWYAIISEIQNTVKTETRLNIPVIYGVDEIHGATYTAGATMFPQQIGQAASRNPEMVKRGAAITAYETRASGISWNFSPVLDLGLDPRFSRMWESFGEDPYLASVLGVAMIDGYEGEDNYIGHPERVASTMKHFLGYHAVTSGKDRTPSFIPQDVLREYHLPPFKAAVEAGSHTIMVNSGIINGVPVHANYDLLTALLKEELGFEGLVVTDWADIENLHRRDRIAVSDKEAIKMAINAGVDMSMVPYEYERFFDNLVELVKEGEVKESRIDDAVRRILKVKLALNLFETPVTYYKDYPKFGSKEHEQAAYEMAAESITLLKNEKNILPLQKKVKVLVTGPNANSMRTLNGAWTYSWQGEKTPEFSEQYNTVLEAVQNKIGKENVKFVPGVKYIEEGKYYEEVKDKFDEAIAVASEIDFILLVLGENTYTEKPGDLNDLYLSDLQTELAQKLAATGKPVILVLNEGRPRIISKFEKDMVAVVQTYLPGNYGGDALTDVIFGDVNPSGKLPYNYPRFPNALIPYIHKHSEEQKKSEGVYNYEADYSPQYSFGDGLSYTTFEYSNLQLDKLTGKNGDKIKVKVNVTNTGKLTGKEVIELYTSDLYASEITPDVKRLRKFEKISLEPGEIYTVEFELNTNSFGYFSPRGEFKVEAGEFEIIIKDLKQTYVLTE; from the coding sequence ATGAGAAAAAAACTAATTCTTGGTTTGTTAATCTTTACTGGCGGTTTTAGCCAGGCCCAGAATCAAAGTAAGATTGATTCAATTCTTTCATTAATGACACTGGAGGAAAAAGTGGGACAAATGACCCAGGTAACTTTAGACGTGATTGGAGAGGGAGATGACCGTTTTTCAAGCTTTGAACCTTTCAATCTGGACAAAAAACTACTTACCAAGGCAGTTAAGGAATACCACGTGGGCTCCTTCCTGAATACGGCCAACAACCGCGCGTTGACCCGTGAGAAATGGTATGCAATAATCAGTGAGATTCAAAATACGGTTAAGACAGAAACAAGACTTAACATTCCTGTGATCTATGGGGTAGATGAAATTCATGGAGCCACTTACACAGCCGGAGCTACCATGTTTCCACAGCAAATAGGACAGGCGGCAAGCCGAAATCCCGAAATGGTAAAAAGAGGAGCAGCCATCACTGCTTATGAAACCCGTGCCAGCGGAATTTCCTGGAATTTTTCTCCGGTACTCGATCTGGGACTTGATCCACGGTTCTCAAGAATGTGGGAATCATTTGGGGAAGACCCTTATCTGGCATCTGTCCTGGGTGTTGCTATGATAGATGGTTATGAAGGGGAAGATAACTATATTGGCCATCCCGAACGCGTTGCCTCAACCATGAAACACTTTTTAGGATATCATGCCGTGACTTCAGGAAAAGACAGAACGCCTTCTTTCATTCCGCAGGACGTACTCAGGGAATATCACTTACCCCCATTTAAAGCTGCCGTAGAGGCCGGATCGCATACTATAATGGTGAATTCCGGAATAATCAACGGAGTCCCCGTTCATGCGAATTATGATCTTTTAACCGCCTTGCTTAAGGAAGAGTTAGGTTTTGAAGGACTTGTTGTAACAGATTGGGCAGATATTGAAAACCTTCACAGAAGGGATCGTATTGCCGTGAGTGATAAAGAAGCTATCAAAATGGCGATCAATGCCGGAGTGGATATGTCTATGGTGCCATATGAGTATGAGCGCTTTTTTGACAATCTGGTGGAATTGGTTAAAGAAGGTGAAGTAAAGGAATCAAGAATAGATGACGCCGTTCGCCGTATTCTAAAAGTAAAATTGGCTCTCAATCTTTTTGAGACTCCTGTAACTTATTATAAGGATTATCCGAAGTTTGGCAGTAAGGAACATGAACAAGCTGCTTATGAAATGGCTGCGGAATCTATTACCCTTCTTAAAAATGAAAAGAATATCCTCCCGCTTCAAAAAAAAGTAAAGGTATTGGTAACCGGGCCCAACGCTAATTCTATGCGCACCCTAAACGGTGCATGGACTTATTCGTGGCAGGGGGAAAAAACGCCGGAATTCAGTGAACAATACAATACTGTTTTAGAAGCCGTTCAGAATAAGATTGGAAAGGAAAATGTAAAATTTGTTCCCGGAGTGAAATATATTGAGGAGGGAAAGTATTACGAGGAGGTAAAAGATAAATTTGATGAAGCAATTGCGGTTGCAAGTGAGATAGATTTTATCCTTCTGGTGCTTGGAGAGAATACCTATACTGAAAAGCCGGGAGACCTTAATGACCTTTACCTTTCTGATCTTCAAACCGAACTTGCGCAGAAACTTGCTGCTACAGGAAAACCTGTGATCCTGGTTCTAAATGAGGGTCGTCCTAGGATTATCAGCAAATTTGAAAAAGACATGGTTGCCGTAGTGCAAACCTACTTACCCGGAAATTATGGCGGGGATGCCCTTACCGATGTTATTTTTGGGGATGTGAACCCTTCAGGAAAACTTCCCTACAATTACCCGCGCTTCCCCAATGCCCTGATCCCATATATCCATAAACATTCTGAAGAGCAGAAAAAGTCGGAAGGAGTCTATAACTATGAGGCAGATTACAGTCCCCAATACTCTTTCGGTGACGGGTTAAGTTATACAACTTTTGAATATTCAAATTTGCAGCTGGATAAACTTACCGGAAAAAATGGCGATAAAATCAAGGTGAAAGTAAATGTGACCAATACAGGGAAATTAACCGGAAAGGAAGTAATAGAATTATATACATCAGACTTGTATGCATCAGAGATTACTCCAGATGTTAAACGTCTAAGAAAGTTTGAGAAGATTTCACTGGAACCTGGAGAAATTTATACAGTAGAGTTTGAGCTGAATACCAATAGCTTTGGGTATTTTTCTCCCAGGGGAGAATTTAAGGTTGAAGCCGGAGAGTTTGAAATTATCATTAAAGACCTGAAACAAACTTATGTTTTAACCGAATAA
- a CDS encoding family 16 glycosylhydrolase has protein sequence MNSKKLFEQLRLFYCLLITVIFLGCSGSSTEDEAPVGPSGLEVSVEILGATAGDPNGDGSGKILVKFSAKNATSYKVNFGNGDTRETTSNSVTYKYVGNGTHTYQIFVSAYKGSGFVSGSESVTIYVAPALVWADEFNVDGSPDNSKWGFDTGAGGWGNNEPQFYTSRSENVRVDNGLLRITAKKESYEGAPYTSARINTQGKFSFKYGKVEVRAKLPEGGGTWPAIWMLGSNFQTVGWPASGEIDIMEHKGNEPGKIHSAIHTPSSYGATTNSGFRTVANVSSEFHVYAVEWTPQKIVFSVDGVVHYTYMPSVRNNSTWPFDAPQFIILNVAMGGNFGGNIDPNFLSGTMEIDYVRVYQ, from the coding sequence ATGAATTCTAAAAAGCTTTTTGAACAGCTAAGGCTATTCTATTGCCTTTTAATCACAGTGATTTTTCTTGGATGCAGCGGTTCTTCAACAGAGGATGAAGCGCCTGTGGGTCCATCAGGCCTTGAAGTGTCGGTTGAGATCCTGGGAGCTACTGCTGGTGATCCAAATGGAGATGGAAGCGGAAAGATCCTGGTCAAATTTTCTGCAAAGAATGCCACTTCCTATAAGGTCAACTTCGGAAACGGAGATACCCGGGAGACAACATCGAATAGCGTTACCTATAAATATGTTGGAAATGGTACCCATACCTATCAAATATTTGTTTCAGCCTATAAAGGCTCGGGTTTTGTGTCTGGAAGTGAATCTGTGACTATCTATGTAGCACCAGCATTGGTTTGGGCAGATGAGTTTAATGTAGACGGATCTCCAGATAATTCAAAATGGGGATTTGATACCGGTGCAGGAGGATGGGGAAATAATGAACCTCAGTTTTATACTTCCCGTTCAGAAAACGTACGCGTTGATAACGGACTGTTAAGGATCACTGCTAAAAAAGAAAGCTATGAAGGTGCACCTTACACTTCCGCCAGAATCAATACACAGGGAAAATTCAGTTTTAAATATGGAAAAGTTGAGGTTAGAGCAAAGCTTCCTGAGGGTGGCGGAACCTGGCCTGCAATCTGGATGTTGGGTTCCAATTTTCAAACGGTAGGATGGCCGGCTTCCGGCGAGATCGATATAATGGAGCATAAGGGGAATGAACCGGGAAAAATCCATAGCGCTATCCACACCCCTTCAAGTTACGGGGCAACCACTAATTCTGGTTTCAGAACGGTAGCTAATGTAAGTAGTGAATTTCATGTTTACGCTGTTGAGTGGACTCCTCAAAAAATTGTCTTTTCGGTAGACGGCGTTGTACATTACACTTACATGCCTTCCGTAAGGAACAACAGCACATGGCCTTTTGACGCACCGCAGTTCATAATACTTAACGTCGCAATGGGAGGGAATTTTGGAGGGAATATTGATCCAAATTTTCTTTCAGGAACAATGGAAATTGATTATGTGAGGGTTTATCAATAA
- a CDS encoding glycoside hydrolase family 16 protein produces the protein MKFQPSLSLSLVLFLFFSCSPRAQVIFEENFDGDSLNMEHWNYEEGDGCPNLCGWGNNERQIYSRDYVTIEDGKLVIEAVKKGDKYFSGKVNTKDKIEFQYGTIEVRAKLATGEGLWPAIWMLGTNINEVGWPASGEIDLMEYVGREPHTIYSSLHTPANHAGNASSKKTVIKDIEEGYHTYKTVWTRDDIQYFIDGKHVYTFKPPVYDDAHYPFRHPFYFLINMAVGGNFGGPEVDDSVFPAKFYVDHIKVTRK, from the coding sequence ATGAAATTTCAGCCCAGCCTTTCTTTATCCCTCGTACTCTTTTTGTTTTTCTCCTGTTCTCCAAGAGCCCAGGTCATTTTTGAAGAAAATTTTGATGGCGATAGCTTAAATATGGAACACTGGAATTATGAAGAAGGTGACGGTTGCCCCAATCTTTGCGGTTGGGGAAATAATGAGCGCCAGATCTACAGCCGGGATTACGTAACGATAGAGGATGGGAAACTGGTGATTGAAGCTGTAAAAAAGGGAGATAAATATTTTTCAGGAAAGGTTAACACCAAAGATAAAATTGAGTTCCAGTATGGGACTATTGAAGTAAGGGCCAAGCTTGCGACAGGTGAGGGACTCTGGCCTGCTATCTGGATGTTGGGTACCAATATTAATGAAGTGGGCTGGCCGGCATCCGGAGAAATAGATCTCATGGAATACGTGGGCAGGGAACCTCATACCATTTATTCATCCCTTCATACTCCTGCTAATCATGCAGGTAATGCCAGTTCCAAAAAGACTGTTATAAAAGACATTGAGGAAGGATATCACACATATAAAACCGTATGGACCAGGGATGACATTCAATATTTCATAGACGGGAAGCATGTCTATACTTTTAAACCACCCGTGTATGATGATGCTCATTATCCTTTCAGGCATCCTTTCTACTTTTTAATAAATATGGCCGTGGGAGGCAATTTTGGAGGGCCGGAAGTAGATGATTCGGTTTTTCCCGCCAAATTCTATGTAGATCATATCAAAGTAACCCGCAAATAA
- a CDS encoding glycoside hydrolase family 30 protein, with protein sequence MKALIIMIMLAMLSSTCSTNNNEVEVPVKPEVPKVENEVDFYITKSNGSQKLRKQSEILAFVSSNNQFPTIKVNPAESFQTVDGFGFSLTGGSAEVINQLTTSTREELLQKLFGAGENSISINYLRISIGASDLDSSTFSYNDLPEGQTDEDLSEFNLEPDMKDLVPLLKKILEINPDIKIMGTPWSPPVWMKDNNSTIGGSLLPKYYGVYADYLVKYIAEMKNLGIKIDAITPQNEPLHPGNNPSMLMLAAQQADFIRDYLGPAFKTANINTKIIIYDHNADKPEYPLAVLNDAGARQYISGSAFHLYAGDIRALSAVHAAYPDKDIYFTEQYTASNGEFGGDLKWHLRNVIIGSMRNWSKNALEWNLANNSTFGPHTPGGCTTCKGAITVKGSTSYEENVGFYIIGHATKFIPAGSVRLGSNIAGNLQNVAFRTPQGKKVIIVLNDGQNFEMFNIEYNGKWFTTSLDAGSVGTYVWD encoded by the coding sequence ATGAAAGCTTTAATAATAATGATCATGCTTGCCATGCTTAGCAGTACATGCAGTACAAATAATAATGAAGTGGAGGTCCCTGTTAAACCGGAGGTTCCAAAAGTTGAAAATGAGGTGGACTTTTATATTACAAAATCTAATGGATCACAGAAACTAAGAAAACAATCAGAGATACTGGCATTTGTAAGTTCTAATAACCAATTTCCTACCATAAAAGTTAACCCGGCTGAATCTTTTCAAACAGTAGATGGCTTTGGATTCTCCCTTACCGGCGGAAGTGCAGAAGTTATAAATCAACTTACAACTTCCACTAGAGAAGAACTTCTTCAGAAATTATTTGGGGCGGGTGAGAATTCCATTTCAATTAATTATTTAAGAATAAGTATTGGAGCTTCAGATCTTGATAGTTCAACTTTCTCTTACAATGATCTACCTGAAGGACAAACTGATGAGGACCTTTCAGAATTTAATCTGGAGCCGGACATGAAAGATTTGGTTCCCCTATTGAAGAAAATTTTGGAAATTAATCCTGACATTAAAATAATGGGCACTCCCTGGTCGCCACCGGTGTGGATGAAGGACAATAACAGCACCATAGGAGGCAGTCTCTTGCCAAAATATTACGGGGTTTACGCAGACTACCTGGTAAAATATATCGCTGAAATGAAAAATCTTGGAATCAAGATAGATGCAATAACACCTCAAAATGAACCTTTGCATCCCGGCAATAATCCAAGTATGTTGATGCTGGCTGCTCAACAAGCAGATTTTATAAGAGATTATCTGGGTCCTGCTTTTAAGACTGCAAATATCAATACGAAGATTATTATTTATGATCACAATGCCGATAAGCCTGAATATCCTCTTGCAGTTTTAAATGATGCAGGTGCACGGCAATATATTTCAGGTTCTGCCTTTCATTTATATGCGGGTGACATTAGGGCATTATCAGCAGTTCATGCTGCCTATCCTGATAAAGATATTTATTTCACTGAACAGTATACTGCTTCCAATGGAGAATTTGGAGGTGATCTTAAATGGCACCTTAGAAATGTCATAATAGGTTCAATGAGGAACTGGAGCAAGAATGCACTTGAATGGAACCTTGCAAATAACTCAACTTTTGGGCCGCATACTCCCGGGGGTTGCACCACCTGTAAGGGAGCGATAACGGTCAAAGGAAGTACATCTTATGAAGAAAATGTTGGTTTTTACATCATTGGTCATGCAACTAAGTTCATTCCGGCAGGGTCAGTAAGATTAGGTAGTAATATCGCCGGAAACCTTCAGAATGTAGCCTTCAGAACCCCACAGGGTAAAAAAGTAATAATTGTCCTTAATGACGGCCAAAATTTTGAAATGTTCAATATCGAGTACAACGGGAAATGGTTCACTACATCTTTAGATGCAGGTTCTGTGGGAACCTATGTTTGGGATTAA
- a CDS encoding glycoside hydrolase family 5 protein, with the protein MKRTIMFILLIFSLTGYSQEPGSEQGFLRAEEKKIIDATGENVILRGIGLGGHMLQEGYMLKVPFSGQQYVFKQHMQELIGKERTEEFYSTWLSNFTQKKDIDSLKSWGFNSIRLPMHYNLYTLPVEEEPVAGENTWLERGFEMTDQMVEWCRDNGMYLILDMHATPGGRDMM; encoded by the coding sequence ATGAAAAGAACTATTATGTTCATTCTGCTCATTTTCTCATTGACGGGTTATTCCCAGGAGCCCGGTTCAGAACAGGGATTTCTGCGTGCAGAAGAAAAGAAGATTATTGATGCGACCGGCGAAAATGTAATTCTTAGAGGGATTGGTCTGGGAGGACATATGCTACAGGAAGGATATATGCTAAAGGTTCCTTTTTCAGGTCAGCAATACGTTTTTAAGCAACATATGCAGGAACTAATAGGAAAGGAACGAACAGAGGAATTTTATAGCACCTGGCTTTCTAATTTCACTCAGAAGAAAGATATAGACAGTTTAAAAAGCTGGGGTTTTAATTCCATAAGATTGCCAATGCATTATAACCTTTACACTCTTCCGGTAGAGGAGGAACCCGTGGCGGGAGAAAACACCTGGCTTGAAAGGGGTTTTGAGATGACAGATCAAATGGTTGAATGGTGCAGGGATAATGGGATGTACCTAATTTTGGATATGCATGCAACGCCCGGGGGCAGGGACATGATGTAA